GACGAAAGGCAATGGTCGACGCGGGAACTGCGTCTTATTTGTAATGTTTTCCGTATACTAACTCGCTATGCCGACAGTATTTCGGATGTATTGCAGTTCAGCGGCGGGTGGTCGCACAACGTCCGCTCGGCAGTTCGGCTGATCCGTCTCACGGCACCCCCGTTCTCGCCGGAGTTGAACAGTCTGCGACGCCGACTTCCACTCAGACTTTCTCGACGTAATAGAAGCAGCCTGCGATTGGCATCTTCGTGGCCAGTTTCTCGGCAAATTTGGCGACGTTGTAGCTGGGCCTTTCCTTGGGCATCATCTCGTCCTTGTTCAGGTGCGCTCCGTCCTGGCAGTAGACCAAGAACACGTACCGGTGAGGTCCCGACCCTTTGGGAGGGTTCGGACCATTGTACGGCATGGCGACGTCGCCTTCGTGAAACTTGTCGCTGCTCGGCGCGTTGAGCACCATCCAGTGGAGCCAACTTCGCTTCACGGGATTCTTCCGGCTAGGCGCGTCCGGGTCGACCATGAGCAGCGAGTACGGAGAGCCGCACCTGAGGTAGCCCCTAAGCCTAACCTGTGGAGCGCTCTGCGTCTGTTCGAGCGTGTACGTCTTGTTGAGTTCCGACACGAGTACGTCAGCGTATTGGACGTCCAGGAGCGCGTGAGGCGCATCGGTCAGGGACAGGTCGCTTATCAGGCCGGAGTCCTTCCACAGGTAGAGGTCGGGCAAAGCGATGCCTCCCGACATGGGCTCGGCCTTTTTGACCCCGCTGCTGGAGCCTTCCTTGGCCGCTTCTTGGCGACTGGGGCCCCACAGAGTCGctagcaggagcagcagcagagCCGAAAGCTTGATTATCGTCATTGTCGTTGCGTGTATACGTCCTCCCGCCAGACGAGAAAGACGTGGACTGCCGTTGTTGCTACGGTATACGTACAACGGAAGTCATGTGATTTATAGGTATACGAGCTGTAAGAAACGGGAGACGATGGCGGACCAACCGCGTCCTGCCTTTCATTCCTAGCTGTCTTGTTGCGGTCGAGTCACGGAGCCTGATAGGCGATTCTTTTGCCCGATGTCAGTGTTGCGCTCGCCATTTTTATTTGTCCTGCTTGCACGTCCGCGCTCGAgcgctggttttttttttcgatacgcCAATGATAGTGACGACACGGCTCTTTGATTTTATTTAGTTCCTGTGATGTCCTGGCGGCGCAAATGATGGCCAAGAACCTCTGTCAGGTTATATCTGCCTTAATCTTGAGCACTATAACATGAATAGCTGAATGTAAATAAATGCCTTTAACACCATCTTCGTCGGTGTCACAGGTATGTTCAGACGAACATTCCCATGCTGGAGCGTTAGCTGCTTTGTCGAGCAGAGTTCTACCGTAGTAAGCGAAAGCAACCCGCCCTATTGGCTAAGCGGTGGTGACGTCTGGTTTATTTACTGCTAAAGCAGACGTGATAATATAACTTGAACCATCACTGATTGTGAACTTCTATGTTCCTGTGACTTTAGACGGGACTAGCGAGCGCTCGGCCGCATAGCTAGCGACATAGCTCCGCCGTTTGGTTCATTCGGCGCATTACCTGGCTTTTAGAgggcagctcttaggcgcccgttcctgcggcgagcgtcggcgtagtacctcgtaaccgagcgaacgagctcagcgaagggtaaaagcgaacgcggagcgcagcgggagatgaaagactgcgatagcgaagagagcgcgaggaggaaagcggagggtatggcgaatgcgtgagaagaaaagtgtagtgccgcgCATGATGGGCTGTGCGtcaacgatggctacgagatggcgctaggGTAGCGCGcgtccgaacgaattgcactgacgagtaccacattGTGcccgaaccacaaccggtcacacgcactgcagctggctccgaagttccggatgagaaacttgcgttgaaacctggccgtcgcaccggcgAAGTTGCCGCTAGGTTACCGATGCGTGCAACACCTTTGtcaggttcctggagggctagacgacgctgacatgtggcctcagcgtcgcgttcccgcaactcagggtcggcggctcttcgctgacatttggcctcaacatcgcgctccctcaactcggggtccgcggctcttcgatgacgtttcgcctgggcttcgaaagccctcacgctagaatcggcacgtcgacgacgaggcctttcccgagcgcgttcattatggatggatttccatgaaatttcttcaaaattaaatctgtccattacatAAGACATTGAAAGACTCATACCCAGCAATAGCTCATTCCCCCGTAAACGCAGCTTctccattacgacggcagaagagaaatgaaattctacgctgaaaggATTAGTCAACGTTATTAGATTTTCTTTCAGAAAATCTAGTaacgaaaagaagaaaagcatctagtaacgttgggattagcgtcaacgcagccagctgtggaagcagacgacgacgacgaacgcgggagcagtggctcgagcgcgtgccgaccacctgtgcatataaaaccccgcttttaagtgagcgtatgatgaaccgacagtggctgatatatcttgttttgttttccatgtcataaagtaaagaaaaaaaaacgacagtggCTGAATCCGTTACCGTGGTGGTCGCGCGCaacccggaggtcggtggttcgaatccgcagcccgacgagcaCTTTTTATTTTCGGCGGCTTGTGAGTGAGagttttttgcggtcacaccttgTGTTGTGCGTGACACCCACCGACGAGGGACGATATCCAGGGGCCTTAAAGTGCTGCGCACCTTAAAAAAGATAGAAGACTGtaccgctgaggctttttttattggAAAGTTGGCGCCACCGTCGCCTTACCTgaacaatgcctcctttactagatgcctgccacGTGGTCTGGTAGACCCGGTTCcatgccctctcccttttctcgtctccgcgaaaaggcaacgagcgccgcttgtaGCGCACCTGAATaagcggccccgcgcgccggccaaacgcttgtcgcgtcggagaccctataCCGCAGCTGcgtggagctttgacaggcgtttcactctgctgcatctagttttgatactcggtggcggcaacactgctGACATTATTCCCCATCGATCTGTAATAaatgaaatgtaaaaaaaaattaggggcagcttcacaccagagctgcgaagactgggcaaacagcgaagctggcgaccccacctagctttatctcggttcggccaagtttttgcgaggttatgcttcgagactcggccacgttttgagCAAGATCACGATAGCCTTGCGCTTTCGCGCCCGCGAAACggttttgctcggtttcgcgggctcgtaattccggatcttctgcgaatcgccgacgtttcgccgccgcttcggtggcgcgatactcgggatcggaccgaagtcgtctcactcgctctcgaggaGCGGTGCGGCGACTTTCGCGCCACGCTTCCTCTTTTTCGGGAGCgacgctcttcttcggctgccccatcttcgcggcgatgtgctcggcgcggtgacggcggggcttttgtgtcgccgcagcggcgacgcggagctatatatcccgtgggtcggcccagtgacgtcacggcttagctccgcctctgcgcagccgcggcaaccactccgcatggtgcggtgacgtcatggctcggcaaagctaaggcgaagtgatgcggcgcgctcgatgacgtcacggctcacgcagctgtggcgaggctcggcgcggtcggcgcagctggggcgaagcgttgctaggcgacgcatggtgacgtcatcgccaggtggaggttttgcggtgtacactcgacggaccatcctcgagcttaaacagcttgaCAGCAGACTAGACGTGATGTATTCTGTCGCTACGTTTCACTGCCTCAAAGTGCAATGAATAAGAGTAATATTCTAAATGGTGCTCACTTCATTCTGTATTTTGCGTCAAGCGTTACACATTGAAACGTGTCTTTGACGACGCGTACCCTTCACGGTTTAGCCACACAGGAAGCATGCTTGGTTGCACTCAAGATAGCCGTGGGTACCTTTTTCGAGGATGCATTTGTCGAAAGAAAATTGGCACCTCTTCGCTGCCGTTTCTGGGACATGTACTGCAACCTGCTGTGATGCAGGATGGCGAAGCTTTAATGTACTGCTTaatgagaagagagagagagaaataactttattttgcccaagatgtggttagaggagggggtaatgactagaagcctcccccgtcccccctttagacggcggccggcagcccctgagccgcggcggcgtcttcagccatttggactactcttgcttgaacatccgggtccgagctgagcaacacggtcacgcattgctcctcatttcttattattaaactgggttgttgtggttgtgaacagttattgttatattgtttctttgggcatgcccagattatgtgttgaagatctgctcggttgttacaatgcttacatatgtctgtgtatacacatctgggtgatagtgactgaaggcaatggggttggggaagatgttggtttgtattagccgccaagccactgattgccacttgtttaatgaacaatgtgctgccggatatctagccctggatagtctgtaatgatcaatgatttccctaaaggaaaccagcctatctctgcccgaccggcggactgcgaatgcgtccgtgttggtgttggtggcgtcgtctcggtctgcgaaacctcgagccgggtcatgcgcattcacgttgcctggcaggccagagtgggctggtgcccagatgatgAGAAACTATGCTCCAATTCAGTCCAATGACGGCGACTGTGACCACTTTTTTTCCGTCTTTACTTTCCTTGGCGCCATTTCGCCAGAAATGAACCGATACGAGCTACCTCATCTTTCAGTATACTCTTGAAAGCTCTCGCGGTCGCATGCAATAAATAATGGCAGTGTTGCGCGACCCTACAATTACCGTGAGCTACACCCTCAATTGCCTGCGATTCGCGATCACGGCCTGTCGAGGCCGTGTCCCGATTAAGCGTACAATTGTGTCTTCGTGAAAAATGGCAAGAACAACACGAGTAGTGAAAGAAAACATTTCGCAACATCAAGTCGATTCATTTCAACGTGTTTATTCCGGCAAACCAGGTCTACAAAGATGCATACTGCAATTTCCACATACCCGAGAAAGACGTATATATAGACGAAAGGAAATGGACGACGCAGCCACTGCGTCTTATTTGAAATGTTTTCCGTATACTAACTCGCTATGCCGACAGTATTTCGGATGTATTGCAGTTCAGCGGCGGGTGGTCGCATAACGTCCGCTCGGCAGTTCGGCTGATCCGTCTCACGGCACCCCCGTTCTCGCCGGAGTTGAAGAGTCTGCGACGCCGACTTCCACTCAGATTTTCTCGACGTAATAGAAGCAGCCTGCGATTGGCATCTTCGTGGCCAGTTTCTCGGCGAATTTGGCGACGTTGTAGCTGGGCCTTTCCTTGGGCGTCATCTCGTCCTTGTTCAGGTGCGCTCCGTCCTGGCAGTAGACCAAGAACACGTACCGGTGAGGTCCCGACCCTTTGGGAGGGTTCGGACCATTGTACGGCATGGCGACGTCGCCTTCGTGAAACTTGTCGCTGCTCGGTGCGTTGAGCACCATCCAGTGGAGCCAACTTCGCTTCACGGGATCCTTCCGGTTAGGTGCGTCTGGGTCGACCATGAGCAGCGAGTACGGAGAGCCGCACCTGAGGTAGCCCCTAAGCCTAACCTGTGGAGCGCTCTGCGTCTGTTCGAGCGTGTACGTCTTGTTGAGTTCCGACACGAGCACGTCAGCGTATTGGATGTCCAGGAGCGCGTGAGGCGTGTCGGCCAGGGACAGGTCGCTTATCAGGCCGGAGTCCTTCCACAGGTAGAGGTCGGGCAAAGCGATGCCTCCCGACATAGGCTCGGGCTTCTTGACTCCGCTGCTGGAGCCTTCCTTGGCCACTTCTTCGCGACTGGGGGCCCACAGAGTCGCTACCAGGAGCAGCAGCAGAGCCGAAAGCTTGATTATCGTCATTTTCGATGCGTGTATCGTCCTCCCGGCAGACGAGAAAGACGTGGACTGCCGTTGTTGCTTCGGTATACGTATACCATGGAAGTCACGTGATGTAGGCATACGAGCTGTAAGAAACGGGAGACGATGGCGGACCAACCACATGCTAACTTCCCTTCGTGTCTTGTTGCGGTCGAATCACGGACATCACTGAGCCTGATAGGCGATTCTTTTGCCCGGTGTCAGTGTTGCGCTCGCCATTTTTCTTTGTCCTGCTTGCACATCCGCGCTCGAGCACTGGTTTTCTCTATAAGCAATGCTAGTGATGACGCGGCTCTTTGCTTTTATTCCAGTGATGTCCTGGCGGCGCAAACGACGGCCAAGAACCTCTGTCAGGTTAGATCTGCCCTTATCTTGAACACTATAACATGAATAGGTGAATGTAAATAAATGCCTTTAACACCATCTTCGACGGTGTCACAGGTATGTTCAGACGAATACTCTCATGCTGAAGCGTTACCTTCTTTGTAGAGCAGAATACTACCGTTTAAGCGGAAGCAACCCGCCCTGTTGGCTAAGCGGTGGTGACGTTTGGTTCTTTTGCTGCTAAAGCAGACGTCATAAAATAACTGGAACTTTCACTGATTGTGAACTTTTAAGTCCCTGTGACTTGAGACGGGACTAGGGAGCGCTCTGCCCAGCGGCGTCGCCTCCTTGATGCGCATGCACGATGTGATGTCACGCCCGTTGCATGGTGACGTCACAACTTAAAGCACATAAGCCTCCTCTGATCTGACAGATGTGTGCGTAATCCGGTGAGCAGAAGTGAACACGCGCAGGAATAAATATAAGAAGGGAGGCTTCGATATATTTATAAGTTTAATTTATTCGTTTGCTGCGTGGTGTTTCGTCCCACAAAAATCACCGACTTTATACTAGTCTAAAGACGAATGGGTGTTCCCATCAGCGTCCAGCTGACCGATTCGCAGCGCCGCGCGCTTGTACGTAGTCGGCTGAAGAGCGTGCGACCGGCAGCTCAGTAACCACTCGGTGGTTCTCTGAGTACAACGAGAAAGATGTGgactgccgctgctgctgtggCGCGACACCGGAGTCTTCCATGTACACGAGATACACGCAAGAGGAGACAATGGCGAAGCAAGCACGTCCTGTCCCCGTGGTGTATAGCGGTCGTCACGGAGATCGTAGTTAGGCAGGCGATCCTTTTTTTGTCAGTGTCGTCATAAGCGATTTCCGTTTCTTTGTATCTCTTGCTACCTGCACGCGTTCGCTCTGGAGAGTAATATCATTCCGGCACGTAAGCTATACCCGCCTTAACGAGAGTGCGAGATTGTGCTGCATGCCGCCAATTTTTCAgtgcaggtgaaaaaaaaaaaaaaagaactctatATGCTTACTcaaattcttttttctttgtttttgttttttagatgACGGTGAACAGCGAATGAGTGTCACTATAAAATCTCTTTCTGCGGCCTGTCATATATAGTTCGGATGGCACTCCATTGATCAATTTAATCGGGCTTCTCTTGTAGTAACGTTACGCTACGACTCTGAGGCACGGATTAtatatccgtttttttttttcggtatagcaattatacggacgctcgaggcgcgttttCGCCATCGTAGCCGCCGTGCTGTACCGAACGCGAGGCGCATGCGCGACCCAGCCTGCCGATTGAGCCCGCACTGCCAGCGCGCCGTGCATGGCGTCGTTTGTTGGCGGTCACGTGATCTGCGGGTACAAGCGACgagtagcagcatagcagactGAGCGCGAGGCCGGGCCCGCCACCAGAGTGCCAGAACGTCGATGTTCCGCGTATGCCGAGCGCATACGCGGCCCGCGAGACGTGTGTTTGAGGTCACGTGACATATACTACGGGTGCTATGGTCAAGGCGAGCCGAGAAGGCTGGTGGGCTCGAGCGACAGTCCCCGTTGCTTCTTGCCATCACGGGTGAAGCCAGCGTTTGCGCACCattcacctctgaaagagagtTCCGAGATAAGAAGTCCGTTCACAGCTGAAGTGCATTTGCTCTGTTAATGTAAATtaaagacccgccgcggtggctcagttagctaggCGTTAAgctacgagatcgcgggatcgaatcccggccgcggcggtcgcattccgatggaggcgaaatgcaagaacgcccgtgtccttgcgttgtagtgtgcgttaaagagccccaggtggtcaaaattaatccggagcccttaactacggcgtgcctcataatcagaactggtttttggcacgtaaaaccccagaaataaagaagaagaatgtaAATTAAAGGCTCATTGGAAAATAACAGCTCGTCGTTTCTTGATAAAGTCTATTAACTTTGGTTGAGTTATGATATCATGACTCTCTTAAAATTTCACAGGACATTCAGATTGCATCCTTAAACCATGGACACAAATATACACGCAGAATAGGATATATACCGCAAATGTAACCACATTAAAGCTGTATGAGGTGGGAAGAAAGCGTTTTCATATCCGGTCGAGCAATTTTTGTATAGCCCTCCTTGGTCTAGGCTGTCTTACCGCGCGCCCGGTGTTGAAGGTCACGTGACCTGTTGGATGGTCACGTGAGTCTTAGACACGCGACACTACTGAAATGGTGAAGGGAGCGGCATCACGGACCGCTCACTTTGAGTAAATCGCGTGTGCTATATATACCTCCCCGCTGCCGGCGCAGCCCATTGCGCTTGCGTTGTGACGGTGATGTGTTCGCAGTCATTGACTGAGCTCTGTTCATGTGTGTTTTTGGGCTCGTGACACCACGTTTTTCTGGTTGGCAAATGCTTACGGCAATTTATACTGCCCATAAAACTTCGAGCCCTACTTTGTATAATACTTTCTGCCGCTATCAATGCTATACCTTTCGGGCGAAAACTGCGaaattttcttgttgtttttgcGAACTCCTTACAACACGTTACATCATCTATATAAAATATAATACACATATATATCTAGAGAGAGCAGAGCGTTTTAAGCGTGCACTCGGCAATAGAGCACTTAGCGTTGAGAAAGATGGGGCGCTTTTGTTTACTTAAACGCTATCTTCGTCTTCGCCCTCTGCGTACCGTTTTTCACCCAGTTCATTATATTCATTCGttagcttttttgtttatttgttctgTTTAAAAGGGCGCCGAAAATCCAAGGCCGGGCACGTGCAAGGCGCGCTGGCGCGCGCCGACAACCCTTTTTGGGCCAAGCCGAGCCGTAGGCGTTGTTTTAGATGTTTCAGTGCACACAGTTTCCGCCCCCTATGGAGGCCATCGATTGCACGGGCTGCTTGCATGCCCGCGACACGGAAGACGCGGTAAACTTCCACGGAGCGATCGTTATCCCTTGGAAAGCGGCGCGGGTCACTCGTCTTGGCGTGGAAAGAAAGTGTAGGTTGAGGCATAACAAACGGGG
This region of Dermacentor silvarum isolate Dsil-2018 chromosome 5, BIME_Dsil_1.4, whole genome shotgun sequence genomic DNA includes:
- the LOC119454644 gene encoding protein D1; translated protein: MTIIKLSALLLLLLATLWGPSRQEAAKEGSSSGVKKAEPMSGGIALPDLYLWKDSGLISDLSLTDAPHALLDVQYADVLVSELNKTYTLEQTQSAPQVRLRGYLRCGSPYSLLMVDPDAPSRKNPVKRSWLHWMVLNAPSSDKFHEGDVAMPYNGPNPPKGSGPHRYVFLVYCQDGAHLNKDEMMPKERPSYNVAKFAEKLATKMPIAGCFYYVEKV
- the LOC119454645 gene encoding protein D1, with the translated sequence MTIIKLSALLLLLVATLWAPSREEVAKEGSSSGVKKPEPMSGGIALPDLYLWKDSGLISDLSLADTPHALLDIQYADVLVSELNKTYTLEQTQSAPQVRLRGYLRCGSPYSLLMVDPDAPNRKDPVKRSWLHWMVLNAPSSDKFHEGDVAMPYNGPNPPKGSGPHRYVFLVYCQDGAHLNKDEMTPKERPSYNVAKFAEKLATKMPIAGCFYYVEKI